A portion of the Sphingobacterium spiritivorum genome contains these proteins:
- a CDS encoding ABC transporter permease, producing the protein MFLNYIKTSLRFLARYKAYTFINVFGLAIGIAGFLLIGLWIHHQISYNQFHTHKDRIYIAQHMRDVNGEIKRGSATSEPLGPALQSDYPEVQSSSRIDNGYSVTFKIEESLLNQPVTFVDSSFFDIFSFEIISGSKTPFDKPDQIAITQKTATKLFGDENPLGRTVLMQNKYPLTVTAVVKNPPSNSSVYFEVLADWNLRTSLGYNDQSTRPWTNSYVSTYVLLKEGTDLNKFNAKIRNISKEHDQASSLEVILYPFMKSYLYNSFKNGKNDGGRIDNLYIMGFIALTTLVLACINFMNLSTARSERRRKEIAIRKTMGATRRMLIGQFLIESILIVFFSTIIAIILTIILLPHYEKIVEEQFAIPYTDPLPWILLVIFIIVTGILAGSYPAFYLSSLQTQRALKGSASSSGFTPRSVLVTIQFTCSVVLICSTLFIIKQVEFAGQRPLNFEKDPLLTIYLNESELEKAGLISNAILQSGAATSITRTGSPMSRTWSSSTAISWPERPENDKTSIYRFGVDKDFAKTTGTTMIQGRDIDISKYPADSTSAVLNESAVKTMNLKEPLGAVIDDNFKKWTVVGVVKDFVINSPYQPVEPIVIFGPASYLGILTVRMNENNSTDSNIKSIEKIFKNFSPEYPLQYELVSEQYDSKFRTEENLSKILSFFTLLSLIISFLGLIGLTAFEIERRKKEIGIRKILGASNRTITGILSKEFLLIAGISIVISYPVTTYLMQRFLDKFAYRIPLSWMVFAIVAIGILTITATVVSLQTRQLLHQKLVNHLRDE; encoded by the coding sequence ATGTTTCTAAATTATATTAAAACTTCTCTTCGGTTTCTCGCCAGATATAAGGCTTATACCTTTATTAATGTATTTGGTCTTGCCATCGGTATTGCAGGTTTTTTATTAATAGGCCTTTGGATACATCATCAGATAAGCTATAATCAATTCCACACCCATAAAGACAGGATCTATATCGCTCAGCATATGAGAGATGTCAATGGAGAAATAAAGAGAGGCTCAGCCACTTCCGAACCTCTTGGTCCGGCCTTGCAATCAGACTATCCTGAAGTTCAATCCAGCAGCCGTATTGATAACGGTTACAGCGTTACTTTTAAAATAGAAGAAAGCCTCCTGAATCAACCGGTCACTTTTGTCGATTCTTCCTTTTTCGATATTTTCAGTTTTGAAATTATCAGTGGAAGCAAAACTCCGTTTGACAAACCTGATCAGATAGCAATCACCCAAAAGACTGCGACCAAATTATTTGGAGATGAAAATCCTTTAGGACGCACCGTTTTAATGCAAAATAAATACCCTCTTACTGTAACAGCAGTTGTTAAGAACCCTCCCTCAAACAGCTCTGTCTATTTTGAAGTTCTGGCAGACTGGAACCTCAGAACAAGTCTGGGATATAATGATCAATCGACACGACCATGGACCAATAGCTATGTAAGCACGTATGTACTTCTCAAAGAGGGAACAGATCTAAACAAATTCAATGCTAAAATCCGAAATATAAGCAAAGAGCATGATCAGGCTTCCTCACTGGAGGTGATCCTTTATCCATTTATGAAAAGTTATCTCTATAACTCATTCAAAAACGGAAAGAACGACGGAGGAAGAATAGACAACCTCTACATCATGGGGTTTATAGCTTTAACGACACTTGTCCTTGCCTGTATCAATTTTATGAACCTGAGTACAGCACGAAGCGAGAGAAGAAGAAAAGAAATCGCTATACGAAAAACTATGGGAGCGACCCGCAGGATGCTTATAGGACAATTTCTGATCGAATCTATCCTGATTGTTTTCTTCTCAACGATCATAGCCATTATATTGACTATTATACTTCTTCCTCATTATGAAAAAATTGTTGAAGAGCAATTTGCTATTCCATATACTGACCCATTGCCCTGGATACTATTAGTTATTTTTATTATAGTCACTGGCATACTGGCGGGTAGTTATCCTGCATTCTACCTTTCGTCACTGCAGACACAACGTGCTTTAAAGGGTTCTGCCTCTTCTTCCGGATTTACACCCAGAAGCGTTCTCGTTACCATACAGTTTACCTGCTCAGTCGTATTGATCTGTTCCACACTTTTTATCATCAAACAAGTTGAATTTGCAGGACAGCGTCCTTTAAATTTTGAGAAAGATCCATTGCTGACCATATATCTTAATGAATCGGAACTGGAAAAAGCCGGACTTATCAGCAATGCCATCCTTCAGTCAGGCGCGGCGACCTCTATTACAAGGACCGGCTCTCCGATGTCAAGGACATGGAGCAGCTCCACTGCTATCAGCTGGCCGGAACGTCCTGAGAATGACAAAACATCTATTTATAGATTTGGAGTGGATAAAGATTTCGCGAAAACTACAGGTACTACTATGATACAAGGGAGAGATATTGATATTAGCAAGTATCCTGCTGACTCCACCTCTGCGGTATTGAATGAATCTGCAGTAAAAACAATGAACCTGAAAGAGCCCTTAGGTGCCGTCATTGACGATAATTTCAAAAAGTGGACTGTGGTAGGAGTGGTGAAAGATTTTGTTATTAATTCTCCTTATCAACCGGTAGAGCCGATTGTTATTTTTGGTCCTGCTTCTTATTTAGGTATTCTCACTGTCAGGATGAATGAAAACAATTCTACCGACAGTAATATCAAATCGATAGAAAAAATATTTAAGAACTTTTCTCCTGAATATCCGCTTCAATATGAACTTGTATCCGAGCAGTACGATTCTAAATTCCGGACGGAGGAAAACTTGAGCAAGATCTTGTCATTCTTTACTCTTTTATCTCTTATTATTTCATTCCTCGGACTTATTGGACTAACTGCTTTTGAAATTGAAAGAAGGAAAAAAGAAATCGGAATACGTAAAATTCTGGGGGCCTCTAACCGCACTATTACCGGGATTCTTTCTAAAGAATTTTTGCTGATAGCGGGTATTTCTATAGTAATCTCCTATCCTGTTACAACCTACCTCATGCAGCGCTTTCTTGACAAATTTGCATACAGAATTCCCTTATCCTGGATGGTATTTGCTATTGTAGCTATTGGGATTTTAACCATCACAGCAACGGTTGTCTCCCTGCAAACCAGACAGCTGTTACATCAAAAACTTGTAAATCATCTCAGAGACGAATAA
- a CDS encoding ABC transporter permease, with amino-acid sequence MLYTYFKLAWRNLLKNKTTSFVSIISLALGICCFFLLGTYIINELRFDTFHKNADRIVYMSFSYKAPSEQNFTETAWTPNAAVPAFAEQFPEIEKGVRLFQRGSEEHKIPVQYNGKVFNEDGLTFADESFFDVFSFDFIKGNPAVALREPNSIVITESTAKRYFGEQEALGESLTMNNTPWKVTGIIKDIPSYSQIQFNIIGPYHSLPRFKNVSWGAANDISYLLLKSPDDIAAVQSKIDNYLKEQFAEEIAAGYQAKFPLQKMLDVRLHSTVMGGPKQIYIYLLSVVAFSLLLIACINFGNLIMTKSSERAHEIGVRKVIGASRKHIFTQFVTESFFTSFIALLVGTIGTILLIPVFNNYTGIQLSLESWKGGWFMLIIILLFLVISFISGGAPAWILSSVKPTDSLKGKISNSKKGALLSKILIIFQFSLSLLFIISTLIVNGQMRYLQSKDTGIARSKVIVLDASDLSVTNLISFKNTITNNSNIQGVTASYDSPVNINGGYTLEADVNSSKKSINITGIPVEKDFLSVFDIKLMSGESFNDGDVTRSGTTDTEPEYAFIINKTALDQLGLKAEETIGKPVNLNGRKGKIKAVSNDFNFASLHQKIGPIVLFVEYSWFGKLMVKLKDTAHTQEALGFLEDTWKKFSKDKPFEYHYLEEEYNDLYRTEARTLKILTLFSVATILVSGLGLFALSSLVIQRRVKEIGIRKILGASMLSIVKLVSSEFLKLVLLSLIIVTPFSWWIMQKWLQGFAYRTEIKWEVFLFAAVIGILVTALTVSFQAIRIANSNPINSLRDE; translated from the coding sequence ATGTTGTACACTTATTTCAAACTCGCCTGGCGAAATCTGCTCAAAAATAAAACGACTTCATTCGTTAGTATCATCAGTCTTGCTCTGGGAATATGCTGCTTCTTTTTGCTGGGAACGTATATCATCAACGAGCTGCGCTTTGATACTTTTCATAAAAACGCTGATCGCATAGTATACATGTCCTTTAGCTATAAAGCACCCTCTGAACAGAATTTTACAGAGACCGCATGGACGCCCAATGCTGCTGTCCCGGCATTTGCAGAGCAATTTCCGGAGATTGAAAAAGGTGTACGGCTCTTTCAACGGGGAAGTGAAGAACATAAAATACCTGTTCAGTACAACGGCAAAGTATTCAATGAAGATGGGCTGACCTTTGCGGATGAATCTTTCTTTGATGTCTTCAGCTTTGATTTCATAAAAGGAAATCCTGCTGTAGCTCTCAGGGAGCCAAATTCTATTGTTATTACTGAATCTACTGCAAAACGCTATTTCGGAGAACAAGAAGCTCTGGGGGAAAGTCTGACGATGAATAATACACCATGGAAAGTAACCGGTATTATCAAAGATATTCCTTCCTATTCACAGATACAGTTTAATATTATTGGCCCGTACCATTCCTTACCGAGATTTAAGAATGTGTCATGGGGAGCTGCAAATGATATTTCCTACTTGCTGCTCAAGTCTCCGGATGATATTGCGGCAGTACAGTCCAAGATTGACAACTATCTGAAAGAACAGTTTGCAGAAGAAATTGCAGCAGGTTATCAGGCGAAGTTCCCTTTACAAAAAATGCTCGATGTAAGGCTGCATTCCACGGTGATGGGAGGTCCTAAACAGATCTATATTTATCTCTTGTCTGTAGTTGCTTTTTCTTTACTCCTGATTGCCTGTATCAATTTTGGAAATCTTATTATGACCAAATCCAGTGAGCGGGCTCATGAGATCGGAGTGCGAAAAGTAATCGGTGCATCCAGAAAACACATTTTTACACAATTCGTGACGGAATCCTTTTTCACTTCGTTTATTGCATTACTAGTAGGTACTATCGGGACTATTCTGCTCATTCCGGTTTTTAACAATTATACGGGTATACAGCTCAGTCTGGAGTCCTGGAAAGGTGGTTGGTTTATGCTGATTATTATTCTTCTGTTTCTCGTTATTTCCTTTATTTCGGGAGGAGCACCAGCATGGATATTGTCTTCAGTCAAACCCACAGACAGTCTGAAAGGAAAGATATCGAACAGTAAAAAAGGAGCTTTATTAAGTAAGATTCTGATTATATTTCAGTTCAGTTTATCCTTACTGTTTATTATTTCGACACTTATTGTCAACGGACAGATGCGTTATCTGCAATCCAAAGACACGGGAATAGCTCGCTCAAAAGTAATTGTACTGGATGCATCTGATCTATCGGTAACTAATTTGATATCCTTCAAGAATACGATTACTAACAATTCGAATATACAAGGCGTAACGGCATCTTATGATTCTCCGGTAAACATTAATGGTGGTTACACCCTTGAAGCCGATGTCAACTCTTCAAAAAAGAGTATTAATATCACCGGTATTCCTGTTGAAAAAGATTTCTTATCGGTGTTTGATATAAAGCTGATGTCGGGAGAAAGTTTTAACGATGGTGATGTTACTCGTTCCGGCACGACAGATACCGAACCGGAATATGCCTTTATTATTAATAAAACAGCGTTAGATCAGTTAGGTCTGAAAGCTGAAGAGACCATAGGCAAACCAGTAAATCTTAATGGAAGAAAAGGCAAAATAAAAGCCGTTTCAAATGACTTTAATTTCGCTTCTCTTCATCAGAAAATAGGCCCGATTGTACTATTTGTTGAATACAGTTGGTTTGGCAAATTAATGGTCAAATTGAAGGATACAGCACATACACAGGAAGCCCTGGGATTTCTGGAAGATACCTGGAAAAAGTTCAGTAAAGACAAACCCTTTGAATATCACTATCTCGAAGAAGAATACAACGATCTTTATCGTACTGAAGCACGTACACTAAAAATCCTGACCTTGTTTTCTGTTGCTACTATTTTAGTTTCTGGTCTTGGTTTATTTGCGCTGTCATCATTAGTTATACAGAGAAGAGTCAAAGAGATCGGAATCCGTAAAATACTTGGTGCGTCTATGCTTTCAATTGTAAAATTAGTATCCTCCGAATTTTTAAAACTTGTACTGCTCTCTCTTATAATAGTCACTCCGTTTTCATGGTGGATTATGCAAAAATGGTTGCAGGGATTTGCGTACAGAACAGAGATCAAATGGGAAGTATTTCTATTTGCCGCTGTAATCGGAATTCTCGTAACAGCACTCACGGTCAGTTTTCAGGCTATCAGAATAGCAAATTCCAATCCGATCAATAGTCTGAGAGACGAGTAG
- a CDS encoding ABC transporter ATP-binding protein, whose protein sequence is MIKIHQLKKFYRTDEIETLALNNVSIQVSEGEFVAVMGPSGCGKSTLLNVLGLIDDFEEGSYLFNETEVAKFNESKRSNLRKHAIGFVFQSFNLIDELTVYENVELPLIYTNVPAAERKKRVEEVLEKVQIAHRRNHFPQQLSGGQQQRVAVARAVINNPKLILADEPTGNLDSNNGNEVMQLLTELNESGTTIIMVTHSEHDAKFAHRVIRMLDGEVIMETQF, encoded by the coding sequence ATGATTAAAATACATCAATTAAAGAAGTTTTACCGCACAGATGAGATCGAGACATTAGCCCTTAATAATGTCAGCATTCAGGTATCCGAAGGTGAATTTGTAGCTGTAATGGGTCCATCCGGTTGCGGCAAATCGACCCTGTTAAATGTACTGGGACTGATAGATGATTTTGAGGAAGGCAGCTATCTTTTCAACGAAACGGAAGTTGCAAAATTCAACGAGAGCAAGCGATCTAACCTGCGCAAACATGCTATTGGTTTTGTATTTCAAAGTTTTAATCTGATTGACGAGCTGACAGTATATGAAAATGTTGAACTGCCATTGATATACACCAATGTCCCTGCCGCTGAAAGAAAAAAACGGGTGGAGGAAGTATTGGAAAAAGTACAGATAGCACACCGCAGAAATCATTTTCCGCAGCAACTATCAGGAGGTCAGCAACAACGTGTGGCTGTGGCAAGAGCTGTGATCAACAATCCCAAACTTATTCTGGCCGATGAGCCGACAGGAAATCTCGACTCAAACAATGGTAATGAAGTTATGCAGCTATTGACCGAACTGAATGAAAGTGGTACTACCATTATAATGGTGACGCACAGTGAACATGATGCCAAATTTGCACATCGTGTGATCCGTATGCTGGACGGAGAAGTAATAATGGAAACGCAATTCTAA
- a CDS encoding efflux RND transporter periplasmic adaptor subunit has protein sequence MDKVIQKKTWTSKKLLMLAGIFLLIFLIGFSVYLIRGKSNLNVKAERLSIQVIKEDTFQEFIPLNGTVLPINSIFLDASVGGRVEEKYVEDGAFLKKGDPIMRLSNTDQELSLVNQETSVLNLLTQSQIAQTNAQQVSINNRNQLADVENGLKEAQRIYQLNKKLFEEKAIGSQEYQKTVNDYLYQKERMELTRKILQQDSLSTNQKVKQDRQMYERTQRALELMRKKVDDLVVRAPVDGQLTSFDSEIGQSKNSGERLGQIDVLTGFKVRADVDEHYISRIYNDLQGSINISNKAYTLRVRKVYSQVNNGRFQVDMEFVGEIPQGIRRGQTLQIKLALSDETKALLLSRGGFYQQTGGNWIFKLSEDGNTAYRTDIQLGRQNPEYYEVLKGLKPGDKVITSSYENYDKVQELKIQK, from the coding sequence ATGGATAAAGTGATACAAAAGAAAACATGGACAAGCAAAAAACTACTTATGCTTGCAGGTATTTTCTTACTAATTTTTTTAATCGGGTTCAGTGTATATCTTATCCGCGGCAAAAGCAATCTGAATGTAAAAGCCGAACGGCTGAGTATACAGGTGATAAAAGAGGATACGTTTCAGGAGTTTATTCCTTTGAACGGTACAGTATTACCTATTAACAGTATATTTCTTGATGCATCTGTGGGCGGACGTGTTGAAGAAAAATATGTGGAGGATGGAGCATTTCTGAAAAAAGGGGATCCTATTATGCGACTGTCAAATACAGATCAGGAACTCAGTCTTGTCAATCAGGAAACATCTGTTCTTAACCTGCTCACACAATCTCAGATAGCTCAGACCAATGCACAGCAAGTATCAATCAACAACAGAAATCAACTGGCCGATGTGGAAAACGGACTTAAAGAAGCGCAGAGAATATATCAGCTGAACAAAAAATTGTTTGAGGAAAAAGCGATCGGATCTCAGGAATATCAGAAAACAGTCAATGATTATCTTTATCAGAAGGAAAGAATGGAATTAACACGTAAAATATTACAGCAGGATTCACTATCGACCAATCAAAAGGTAAAACAAGACAGACAGATGTATGAACGTACACAGCGCGCCCTGGAGCTGATGCGAAAGAAAGTAGATGATCTGGTCGTGAGAGCACCTGTAGACGGACAACTGACTTCCTTTGATTCTGAAATCGGGCAAAGCAAGAATTCAGGAGAACGATTGGGACAGATAGATGTGCTTACCGGATTTAAAGTAAGGGCTGATGTTGATGAACATTACATTTCCAGAATATATAATGATCTGCAGGGAAGTATAAATATCAGCAACAAAGCCTATACGTTAAGAGTCAGAAAGGTATACTCTCAGGTCAACAACGGGCGCTTTCAGGTAGACATGGAGTTTGTCGGAGAAATTCCACAGGGAATACGCAGAGGGCAAACATTACAGATCAAACTTGCCCTGAGTGATGAGACGAAAGCCCTGTTATTGTCCCGTGGCGGATTTTATCAACAAACGGGAGGTAACTGGATCTTTAAGCTGTCCGAAGACGGGAACACGGCCTACCGTACAGATATACAACTGGGAAGGCAAAATCCGGAATACTATGAAGTTCTCAAAGGATTAAAACCCGGAGATAAAGTCATTACCTCGAGTTATGAAAACTACGATAAGGTTCAGGAATTAAAAATTCAAAAGTAA
- a CDS encoding MerR family transcriptional regulator, whose translation MGKSVKNKNAVYDVEFLDKLIVGIGEVSQITGIPTRQIRYWEDKNLIVSLTEEEGKNRRYDYKNIKKIMLIKELMDEGYTLDAAAEKVRKRIALISETFEKLKSKSK comes from the coding sequence ATGGGTAAATCTGTTAAAAACAAAAATGCAGTTTATGACGTTGAATTTTTAGATAAGCTGATCGTGGGTATTGGAGAAGTATCTCAGATTACCGGAATTCCAACCAGACAAATCCGGTATTGGGAAGATAAGAATCTCATCGTAAGTCTGACAGAAGAGGAAGGGAAAAACAGAAGGTATGACTATAAGAATATCAAAAAGATCATGTTGATCAAAGAATTAATGGATGAAGGATATACACTGGATGCTGCTGCTGAAAAAGTCAGGAAACGTATCGCACTCATCAGTGAAACTTTCGAAAAGCTAAAGAGTAAATCAAAATAA
- a CDS encoding GNAT family N-acetyltransferase has translation MIKFPKAELIFEKFEEDDFQLYYTLVRDEKVMAMITERAIPLAEAKADYEKILVINDLHSSFGYFKVKTAATKEFVGLAKMEVITQDSSEAELGYILLPSHWGKGFGNQLATEMLSIARREPQIRKVTAIIDPQNIPSRKILVNNGFVSEEFKDFDGLPGEILSLVF, from the coding sequence ATGATAAAATTTCCGAAAGCAGAGTTGATTTTTGAAAAATTTGAGGAGGATGATTTTCAATTGTACTATACATTAGTCCGTGATGAAAAAGTGATGGCTATGATTACAGAACGGGCTATTCCTCTTGCAGAGGCAAAGGCAGATTATGAAAAAATTTTAGTCATAAATGACTTACATTCTTCTTTTGGCTATTTCAAAGTTAAGACAGCTGCAACTAAGGAGTTTGTGGGTTTAGCCAAAATGGAAGTTATAACACAGGATAGCTCAGAGGCGGAACTCGGTTATATTTTACTTCCTTCTCATTGGGGAAAAGGTTTTGGAAATCAGCTGGCTACTGAAATGTTAAGCATAGCAAGACGAGAACCTCAAATCAGGAAGGTTACAGCTATTATTGATCCTCAGAATATTCCATCCAGAAAAATTCTGGTCAATAATGGATTTGTTTCAGAAGAGTTTAAAGATTTTGACGGACTTCCGGGAGAAATTTTAAGTCTGGTATTTTGA
- a CDS encoding TolC family protein, with the protein MHYRYIVSVLFLLLGSDFAASGQLRDLKSCISQALQHNLAVQQSEIKEQRSSVSYTRSWQERLPTLNARLGHSINEGKSIDPSTNQFISKRFTSGNQEVSTSMVLFDGLGMLYDIRQQSKIWAADQKDREGALIALKLDVILAYIQVLTAKDILQQAEVNIETTRAQLQRSETLHRQGAIAPGDYFDIKGQYAAESSSINGLKKTLFDRRLALSLLMNVMEKDLGELAPLEEQANDVAIWTADAEQLYLEAQDKLPDFQSLQFKTEAAEYAVKYAKSGYFPRLTFGAGLNSQYSGTSNDSYLRQIDNNLGKYVSFGLNIPIFNGFKVRNQVKLARLDQRSQQVENDQKRLELRENTSKAVFDYKQSFENIALLKSQVTDYKESFRIAQVRFDEGDINSVTYIIAKNKYEQSLSQLTVLQYQAILQQYTLDYYQGKLGF; encoded by the coding sequence ATGCATTACAGATATATTGTTTCGGTATTATTTTTATTGTTAGGATCAGATTTTGCTGCTTCTGGTCAGCTTCGGGATCTCAAATCCTGTATTTCTCAGGCTCTCCAGCATAATCTGGCTGTTCAGCAGAGTGAAATCAAAGAGCAACGTTCTTCTGTCAGCTATACCAGATCCTGGCAGGAGCGCCTTCCTACATTGAATGCCCGTCTGGGACACAGTATCAATGAGGGAAAAAGTATAGATCCGTCCACTAATCAGTTTATCAGCAAACGTTTTACTTCCGGTAATCAGGAAGTTTCAACTTCCATGGTTCTGTTTGATGGTTTGGGGATGTTGTATGATATACGACAACAGTCTAAAATATGGGCAGCTGATCAAAAGGATCGGGAAGGGGCTTTAATAGCATTAAAACTAGATGTCATATTAGCATATATACAGGTGCTGACGGCAAAAGATATTCTGCAACAGGCGGAAGTCAATATAGAAACAACCCGGGCACAATTGCAACGTTCAGAAACGCTGCACAGGCAGGGCGCTATAGCACCGGGAGATTATTTTGATATCAAGGGTCAGTATGCAGCGGAATCTTCATCTATTAACGGATTAAAGAAAACACTTTTTGACAGACGCCTCGCTCTTTCTCTACTTATGAATGTCATGGAGAAAGATTTGGGAGAGCTGGCCCCTTTGGAAGAGCAGGCAAATGATGTTGCTATATGGACTGCGGATGCAGAACAGTTGTATCTGGAGGCACAGGATAAGCTGCCCGACTTTCAGTCTCTACAGTTCAAAACAGAGGCTGCAGAATATGCTGTAAAATATGCCAAATCGGGTTATTTTCCACGACTTACATTTGGGGCGGGACTGAACAGTCAATATTCCGGAACTTCAAATGATTCTTATCTTCGTCAGATCGACAACAATCTGGGTAAATATGTTTCATTTGGTCTTAATATTCCGATATTCAACGGATTTAAAGTTCGTAATCAGGTGAAACTGGCCCGGTTGGATCAGCGGAGTCAGCAAGTGGAAAACGATCAGAAACGTCTGGAACTTCGTGAAAATACCAGCAAAGCAGTTTTTGATTACAAACAGTCTTTTGAAAATATTGCATTATTGAAAAGCCAGGTTACGGATTATAAAGAATCTTTCAGAATTGCACAGGTCAGGTTTGATGAGGGGGATATAAATTCAGTGACCTATATTATTGCAAAAAATAAATATGAACAATCTTTATCACAGCTTACCGTATTGCAATATCAGGCTATATTGCAACAATATACATTAGATTATTACCAGGGTAAACTTGGATTTTAA
- a CDS encoding sigma-54-dependent transcriptional regulator codes for MKKSTILVVDDDQDLLTAVRLLLKPRVGEVIVEHNPEKILSILAKKNVDAVLLDMNFKSTINTGNEGLYWLSRIRAEYPLLPVVMITAYGAVDLAVKSLKNGASDFIVKPWQNETLLKSLDEALSANKPKKTDAKGILDAYALTQLIGESEIMQDLYYKISKIGPTDANILILGENGTGKDVIAREIHNKSLRYQKNFIKVDVGALTDTLFESELFGHKKGAFTDAREDRKGRIELAHEGTLFLDEIGNITLQQQAKLLTVLQNRQVTPLGSNHAADVDIRLLCATNIPIRELANESRFRKDLIYRINTVEVQVPPLRDREEDIMLLARHFLTIYAKKYNKSIEDFSDESVYKLNSYHFPGNVRELQYSIERAVIMSETDKVEGKDLLFSPLENSAQPVVSGSSEQNLEALERNTIKKVIEKYNGNISKAARELGLTRSALYRRLEKYSL; via the coding sequence ATGAAAAAGTCGACCATATTGGTTGTAGATGACGATCAGGATCTGCTCACGGCAGTGCGCTTGTTGCTCAAACCTCGGGTAGGTGAAGTGATTGTAGAACATAATCCGGAAAAAATACTATCCATATTGGCTAAAAAAAATGTGGATGCTGTATTGTTGGATATGAACTTTAAAAGTACGATCAATACCGGTAATGAAGGTTTATACTGGTTGTCCCGGATACGGGCAGAATATCCGCTATTACCTGTTGTCATGATCACTGCTTACGGCGCTGTAGACCTTGCTGTCAAATCTCTTAAAAATGGGGCTTCCGATTTTATTGTCAAACCCTGGCAAAATGAAACATTACTGAAAAGTCTGGATGAAGCTCTTTCTGCAAATAAACCAAAAAAGACAGATGCAAAGGGAATATTGGATGCGTATGCTTTGACTCAGCTGATCGGTGAGTCTGAGATCATGCAGGATCTGTATTATAAAATAAGCAAAATAGGACCCACGGATGCTAATATCCTGATTCTGGGAGAAAATGGTACAGGTAAGGATGTCATAGCGCGGGAGATTCATAATAAGTCACTCCGTTATCAGAAGAATTTTATAAAGGTAGATGTGGGTGCATTGACAGATACACTGTTTGAGAGTGAATTATTCGGACATAAAAAGGGTGCATTTACGGATGCACGTGAGGATCGGAAAGGGCGGATAGAGCTGGCTCACGAAGGAACATTATTTCTGGATGAGATTGGGAATATCACCCTACAGCAGCAAGCGAAATTATTGACGGTACTTCAGAATCGTCAGGTTACACCTTTGGGAAGTAATCATGCTGCTGATGTGGACATCCGGTTGCTGTGTGCTACAAATATTCCTATCCGTGAGCTGGCCAACGAAAGCCGCTTCAGGAAAGATCTGATTTACAGGATCAATACAGTAGAGGTACAGGTTCCTCCGCTGCGTGACAGAGAAGAGGATATTATGCTGCTGGCCAGACATTTTCTGACGATTTATGCCAAAAAATATAATAAGTCTATAGAAGACTTTTCGGATGAATCTGTATACAAGTTGAACAGTTATCACTTTCCGGGCAATGTCAGAGAACTGCAGTACAGTATAGAACGTGCGGTTATTATGTCTGAGACGGATAAGGTGGAAGGGAAAGACCTGCTGTTCTCCCCGTTAGAAAATTCGGCTCAGCCAGTTGTATCCGGTAGCAGCGAGCAGAATCTGGAAGCATTGGAAAGAAATACAATCAAGAAAGTAATTGAAAAGTATAATGGTAATATCAGCAAGGCTGCCAGAGAACTGGGGCTTACGCGTTCGGCATTATACAGACGATTGGAAAAGTATAGCCTTTGA